The stretch of DNA GATTGGCAAATCATGGATCACACTGTATTAGGTCAGGACTTACGGGTTCGCTTGGTGCAGTCAAAGCCAAAGCCAAAGCCAAAGCTCTAGCCCTAACTTAAAATCCAACAATCACATCAACCCAAATAAAAATCCAACTATGTTTACTGGAATCATTACCGCCGTTGGCACCATCAAAAGCGCCCAAGCCAAGGGCGACGGAATGCAGTTATTGATTGAGACCCCTGCGGGCTATTTGGATGATGTAGCCTTAGGCGATAGCATTGCTATTCAGGGGGCTTGCATGACGGCCACGCACTTTACCAGCACTACTTTTGAGCTGGATATTTCTCGTGAGTCACTGAACAAGACGGTAGGCCTAGATGTAGTCGGACCCGTGAATCTAGAAAAAGCATTGCGCTTAAATGATCGTTTAGGTGGTCACTTAGTCAGCGGTCACGTTGATGGGGTTGGCAAGGTAGTTCAATTTGTTGCTGTTGCCCAAGATGCCTACGGTTCTTGGTTGCTCCAGATTGAAGCACCGAAAGCCTTAGCCCCTTTTCTGGCATACAAGGGTTCTATTGTGGTCAATGGCGTTTCCTTGACCGTCAATCAAACAGAGGACACTGCGCACGCTTGCTTAGTCAGTATCAACATTATTCCGCACACACTACAAAACACGACCTTAGGCAATCTTCAGATTAACGACAAGGTTAATTTAGAGGTAGACCTGATTGCGCGGTATGTGGCCAGAATGCTAGAAACCCAAAACAAATAAAGAGCTTAAGAGCTTAAGAGCTAAAGAGCTGAAAAGCTAAACAAGTAACTATTTTTGGTAGCGAGTAGGGTCACTCAAGTTTGCTTGTGTAAATCCTGCCTGACGTAGGCGGCAAGACTCACATTCTCCACAAGCTTCGCCCAAGTCATTTGCTTGGTAGCAAGAAACTGTTTGAGAATAATCCACCCCTAGAGTAGTGC from Polynucleobacter sp. TUM22923 encodes:
- a CDS encoding riboflavin synthase, with the protein product MFTGIITAVGTIKSAQAKGDGMQLLIETPAGYLDDVALGDSIAIQGACMTATHFTSTTFELDISRESLNKTVGLDVVGPVNLEKALRLNDRLGGHLVSGHVDGVGKVVQFVAVAQDAYGSWLLQIEAPKALAPFLAYKGSIVVNGVSLTVNQTEDTAHACLVSINIIPHTLQNTTLGNLQINDKVNLEVDLIARYVARMLETQNK